In Acholeplasma equirhinis, the following proteins share a genomic window:
- the dgs gene encoding processive diacylglycerol alpha-glucosyltransferase, whose protein sequence is MKVLLYSQKQSMLKRSGIGRAFYHQKKALESVGIEYTTDPKDTYDLVHVNIAHSKVIRQFRKKYPVIVHGHSTVQDFRRSFAMWRFIAPFFYKHLQNIYRDADLIITPTRYSKFLIESMHVVKAPVLAISNGIHLPDYAHDEKKIQAFRERFNLKPDQKVVIGVGLLFERKGIHDFIEVARTLPDVTFIWFGGLPGYMMTHFIRKAIKRKPKNVIMAGYVEGDVMKGAFQGATCMFFPSYEETEGIVVLEALASRLPIIIRDIPVYYDWLFDKKHVFKGHNNYEFKMMIESLCKNDVQSVVDEGYKIVEERSIEKVGIELKAAYEKVLEMKKNTR, encoded by the coding sequence ATGAAGGTCTTACTATACTCTCAAAAACAAAGTATGTTAAAAAGATCTGGCATTGGCCGTGCTTTTTATCATCAAAAGAAAGCTTTAGAATCTGTTGGTATTGAATATACGACTGATCCAAAGGATACATATGATTTGGTTCATGTTAATATAGCACATTCTAAAGTTATTCGTCAGTTTAGAAAGAAATATCCTGTGATTGTCCATGGACATTCCACAGTGCAAGACTTCAGAAGAAGTTTCGCTATGTGGCGTTTTATTGCACCATTTTTCTACAAACATTTACAAAACATTTATCGTGATGCAGATTTAATCATCACACCGACGAGATATTCAAAATTCTTAATTGAATCGATGCATGTTGTTAAAGCACCTGTACTCGCGATTTCAAATGGTATCCATTTACCTGATTATGCGCATGATGAAAAGAAAATTCAAGCATTTAGAGAGCGTTTTAATTTAAAACCTGATCAAAAGGTAGTTATCGGTGTTGGATTACTTTTTGAACGTAAAGGTATCCATGATTTTATAGAAGTTGCAAGAACATTACCCGATGTGACATTTATTTGGTTTGGTGGATTACCGGGTTATATGATGACACACTTCATCAGAAAAGCCATTAAACGTAAACCTAAAAATGTGATTATGGCTGGTTATGTCGAAGGTGATGTCATGAAAGGTGCATTCCAAGGTGCAACCTGTATGTTCTTCCCAAGTTATGAAGAAACAGAAGGCATTGTTGTTCTTGAAGCTCTAGCATCTCGATTACCAATCATTATTCGTGATATTCCTGTTTATTACGATTGGTTATTTGACAAGAAACACGTATTTAAAGGACATAACAATTATGAGTTCAAGATGATGATTGAATCATTATGTAAAAATGATGTTCAGTCTGTCGTAGATGAAGGTTATAAAATCGTTGAGGAACGTTCAATCGAAAAAGTTGGTATTGAATTAAAAGCAGCATATGAAAAAGTATTAGAAATGAAAAAGAACACACGATGA
- a CDS encoding cation diffusion facilitator family transporter — translation MKRHLKNQVIRIVYMSLFVNVLLTASKLTFGYLYKSASMVSDGFNSMSDIIISIGMIITLKVASKAADMNHPYGHQKYEGIMYLLLGVIVFATGGFIGFESLIQIINNTHQLPTSEVVVFAFISVVVKLGLAGLNLYGLKKYKTPALKAETVNHMTDILVSSLVLVSVLLATTFNLESEHYVAIVIAGFILFAGFKLIKEGISFIVDEAPDKDTYTEIRNEIKSISGVISIDMLKMRKHVNYLYIDAEIGVDDRLSLKSAHQISEDVHDHIEEKYPFVLHIMIHVNPVKKGE, via the coding sequence ATGAAAAGACACTTAAAAAATCAAGTAATCAGAATTGTATATATGAGTTTATTTGTTAACGTTTTACTTACGGCAAGCAAATTAACTTTTGGATATCTATATAAATCTGCATCCATGGTATCGGATGGATTTAATTCCATGAGTGATATCATTATTTCAATCGGTATGATTATCACACTGAAAGTTGCAAGTAAAGCAGCAGATATGAATCACCCGTATGGCCATCAAAAGTATGAAGGTATTATGTATCTTTTACTTGGTGTCATTGTTTTTGCAACTGGTGGATTTATTGGATTTGAAAGCTTGATACAAATTATCAATAATACACATCAATTACCGACAAGTGAAGTTGTCGTTTTTGCATTCATATCAGTAGTTGTTAAATTAGGACTTGCTGGTCTTAACTTATATGGACTTAAAAAATATAAAACCCCGGCATTAAAAGCAGAAACTGTTAATCATATGACAGATATTTTAGTATCTAGTTTAGTATTAGTTTCAGTATTGTTAGCAACAACATTTAATTTAGAATCTGAACACTATGTTGCAATTGTCATTGCAGGATTTATTTTATTTGCAGGTTTTAAACTCATCAAGGAAGGTATTTCATTTATCGTTGATGAAGCACCGGATAAAGATACATATACGGAAATTAGAAATGAAATTAAATCAATTTCAGGTGTGATTTCAATTGATATGTTAAAAATGCGAAAACACGTCAATTATCTCTATATTGATGCTGAAATTGGTGTTGATGATCGTTTATCTTTAAAAAGTGCACATCAAATATCGGAAGATGTTCATGATCATATTGAAGAAAAATATCCTTTCGTGCTTCATATCATGATTCACGTCAACCCAGTTAAAAAAGGAGAATAG
- a CDS encoding LacI family DNA-binding transcriptional regulator, whose product MKPTIKDVAKKANVSISTVSRVINRKGYVHEETKDLIEKTIKDLGFVPNQLARSLTNRSSKIIAVIVPHIGPYFYGELLESIEAQAQANGYKIMFFNVQDDPERELEYIKFFEQYNIEGIIIASNFQNASKLDEMKVPIITIDHILDENIPSITADSVKAGELAAKRLIKGGAKNLAVFRGPSFLMTTIERTLGFNKELKKHGLHADVFDFDLISPDVKLIEQILKANPHIDGIFAYSDTLALVISSVLQKLGKKIPEDVQIIGYDNTPFCAWVNPPMTSISQPINLLGKQAFINLTRLIRGVELDTLHEVMDVELVERKSTK is encoded by the coding sequence ATGAAACCTACCATTAAAGATGTTGCTAAAAAAGCAAATGTATCAATTTCAACCGTATCTCGCGTGATTAACCGTAAAGGTTATGTGCATGAAGAAACTAAAGATTTGATTGAAAAGACAATTAAGGATTTAGGCTTTGTACCTAATCAACTTGCAAGAAGCTTAACGAATCGTTCATCTAAAATTATTGCAGTAATTGTCCCACATATTGGACCTTACTTTTATGGTGAACTTTTAGAATCTATCGAAGCTCAAGCACAAGCAAATGGTTATAAAATCATGTTCTTTAACGTTCAAGATGATCCTGAACGCGAACTTGAATATATCAAATTCTTTGAACAATATAATATTGAAGGGATTATCATTGCATCTAATTTCCAAAACGCTTCAAAACTTGATGAAATGAAAGTACCAATTATTACGATTGACCACATCCTAGATGAAAACATTCCATCAATCACAGCTGACTCTGTCAAAGCTGGTGAACTTGCTGCGAAACGTTTAATCAAAGGTGGTGCGAAGAATCTTGCAGTATTCCGTGGACCTTCATTTTTAATGACAACCATTGAAAGAACGCTTGGTTTTAATAAGGAACTTAAGAAACATGGTCTTCATGCTGATGTCTTCGACTTCGATTTAATTTCACCAGACGTGAAATTAATTGAACAAATTTTAAAAGCTAATCCACACATTGATGGTATCTTTGCTTACTCTGATACCTTAGCACTAGTTATTTCTTCTGTCTTACAAAAACTTGGTAAGAAAATTCCAGAAGATGTCCAAATTATTGGTTATGATAACACACCATTCTGTGCTTGGGTAAACCCACCAATGACCTCAATCAGTCAACCAATTAATCTTTTAGGTAAACAAGCATTTATCAACCTTACAAGACTTATTCGAGGTGTTGAACTTGATACTCTTCATGAAGTCATGGATGTTGAACTCGTTGAAAGAAAATCAACCAAATAG
- a CDS encoding alpha-amylase family glycosyl hydrolase, with amino-acid sequence MKAFIDDFNLVRIESKEYIWSIGIESYQLYWSKNEDGNQYFKVDKPLNLQKVDHIWINEVKYPLGIGVVTLLKSFDKKFRYDGPLGVNYQKSYTEFFVFSPVAKEMFVVIDGIPYEMSYEEPVWTAKVEGDLEGKPYVYRVRLVDQFADVKDPYTVAANLTDSIIIDPAKLNKQIFDYVPLKKYTDAVIYEGHVRDMTIHLDVIDKGLFDGLSQPAPSLGTSVLGYIKNLGITHLQLLPVFDFYGVDDINKEKAYNWGYNPMQYFAVEGWYSKDPNDPYMRINEFRNLVDEAHKLNLGIVMDVVYNHVYERALFPYDQLVPGYFFRHDRHFQPTHSCYLENDVETTNYMVRRLIIDSLVHFVKNYKVDGFRFDLMGLMDVDTLNQAEMILRKINPSIILYGEGWNMDSAINKNLRSNMNNQHLMPKIGHFNDFYRNLFKGPLHTTQLGYATGSKHDFEKVLLGLTGSSHMFNLPTKSLNYVECHDNMTFFDTLAFNYKDEVKKKMYQDFVNHLIAISIGVPFYHAGQEMYRTKFGEENSYQSSDDINAIRWYDYSSISKFKKILRLRKKYKLYRMDKYPKKEVQTAILEDYIYYALKGDGYILEHYLKNDFKSSTLKVDGDLIFNSQRVKKDNGLLILDKPGVYIVRKKLGKKS; translated from the coding sequence ATGAAAGCATTTATTGATGATTTCAATTTAGTTAGAATTGAATCAAAAGAATATATCTGGTCTATCGGTATAGAAAGTTACCAACTTTATTGGTCAAAAAATGAAGATGGTAATCAATATTTTAAAGTAGATAAACCGTTAAATCTACAAAAAGTTGATCATATTTGGATCAATGAAGTTAAATATCCACTTGGAATTGGAGTCGTTACATTATTAAAAAGTTTTGATAAAAAGTTCCGATATGATGGACCGCTTGGTGTGAACTATCAAAAATCATACACTGAGTTTTTTGTCTTTTCACCTGTTGCAAAAGAAATGTTTGTGGTCATTGATGGAATACCATATGAAATGTCTTATGAAGAACCTGTTTGGACAGCAAAAGTAGAAGGGGATTTAGAAGGCAAACCATATGTTTATCGCGTAAGACTTGTTGACCAATTTGCTGATGTGAAAGACCCATATACAGTTGCTGCTAATTTAACGGATTCAATTATTATTGATCCAGCTAAGTTAAATAAACAAATTTTTGATTATGTACCATTAAAAAAATATACAGATGCAGTTATTTATGAAGGTCATGTCAGAGATATGACCATTCATTTAGATGTGATTGATAAAGGGCTATTTGATGGTTTAAGTCAACCTGCACCATCGCTTGGAACATCTGTTTTAGGTTATATTAAAAATTTAGGAATTACACACTTACAATTGTTACCTGTTTTTGACTTTTATGGTGTAGACGATATAAATAAAGAAAAAGCATACAACTGGGGTTATAACCCAATGCAATATTTTGCAGTTGAAGGTTGGTATTCTAAAGATCCAAATGATCCTTATATGCGAATCAATGAATTTAGAAATTTAGTCGATGAGGCACATAAATTAAATTTAGGTATTGTCATGGATGTAGTCTATAACCATGTATACGAACGCGCATTATTCCCATATGATCAATTAGTTCCAGGATACTTTTTCAGACACGATCGTCACTTCCAACCAACACATTCATGTTATTTAGAAAATGATGTTGAAACGACAAATTATATGGTTCGTCGATTAATTATTGACTCACTTGTTCATTTTGTTAAGAATTATAAAGTCGATGGTTTCCGTTTTGACTTAATGGGTTTAATGGATGTTGATACATTAAATCAAGCTGAAATGATTTTAAGAAAAATTAATCCTTCAATCATTTTATATGGTGAAGGTTGGAATATGGATTCTGCAATTAACAAGAATTTAAGAAGTAATATGAATAATCAACATTTGATGCCAAAAATTGGACATTTCAATGATTTTTATAGAAACTTATTTAAAGGTCCATTACACACGACACAACTTGGTTATGCAACAGGGTCTAAACATGACTTTGAGAAAGTATTGTTAGGTTTAACTGGTTCAAGTCACATGTTTAATTTACCGACTAAGTCATTAAACTATGTGGAATGTCATGACAATATGACATTCTTTGATACGCTTGCTTTTAATTATAAAGATGAAGTTAAAAAGAAGATGTATCAAGATTTTGTGAATCATCTAATTGCCATTTCTATAGGTGTACCATTCTATCATGCAGGGCAAGAAATGTATCGTACGAAGTTTGGTGAAGAAAATTCATATCAAAGTTCAGATGACATCAATGCTATAAGATGGTATGATTATAGTAGTATTTCAAAATTTAAGAAGATTTTAAGATTACGTAAAAAATACAAACTTTATCGTATGGATAAATACCCTAAAAAGGAAGTTCAAACTGCAATCTTGGAAGATTACATCTACTATGCTTTAAAAGGTGATGGTTATATTTTAGAACATTACTTAAAAAATGACTTCAAATCATCCACTTTAAAAGTAGATGGTGATTTAATCTTTAATTCGCAACGTGTTAAGAAAGACAATGGGTTATTAATTTTAGATAAACCAGGTGTTTATATTGTAAGAAAGAAGTTAGGTAAAAAATCATGA
- the alsK gene encoding allose kinase: protein MSYYIGVDVGGTNIRMGLVDENLNILHEEKYASSKYAPELSNLLKQYVEKHKAKGQIKAISLGFPGLVDQETRTVLHTPNERRFEGSYLMDLEKELSIPIVIGNDVNVLLMYDADFFGIDKNKSVLGFYLGTGFGNAIRIKGELYQGEFGAAGEIGHVPAYASGIEFDAEKQPDLEQLVSGFNLIEIHKKNFADSPFESLFVDHFNSKEIQIYLHILAFYIATEITILDIPTIILGGGVIMSEQFPKDYLESLIKKNLFSKLTKDNFKVYYAQADVKSGILGATIYAERYLKNLTK, encoded by the coding sequence ATGAGTTATTACATTGGTGTAGATGTTGGTGGAACCAACATTCGTATGGGTTTAGTTGATGAAAATTTAAATATCTTACATGAAGAAAAATATGCTTCAAGTAAGTATGCTCCTGAACTATCAAATCTATTAAAACAATATGTTGAAAAACACAAGGCAAAAGGTCAAATTAAGGCCATTTCTTTAGGTTTTCCTGGTTTAGTCGATCAAGAAACAAGAACTGTACTGCATACACCGAATGAACGCCGTTTTGAAGGTTCATATCTAATGGATTTAGAAAAAGAACTTTCTATTCCTATTGTTATTGGAAATGACGTCAATGTCTTATTAATGTATGATGCAGATTTCTTTGGTATAGATAAGAATAAATCTGTTTTAGGATTTTATCTTGGAACTGGATTTGGAAATGCTATCCGTATTAAAGGTGAACTCTATCAAGGTGAATTTGGTGCTGCTGGTGAGATTGGTCATGTACCGGCTTATGCATCAGGAATTGAATTTGATGCTGAAAAACAACCGGATTTAGAACAACTGGTATCAGGCTTTAACTTAATTGAAATTCATAAGAAAAATTTTGCAGATTCACCATTTGAATCATTATTTGTTGATCATTTCAATTCAAAAGAAATTCAAATATATTTACATATCTTAGCTTTTTATATTGCAACAGAAATTACTATTCTTGATATTCCTACCATCATTTTAGGTGGTGGTGTGATTATGAGCGAGCAATTTCCAAAAGACTACTTAGAAAGTTTAATTAAGAAAAACTTATTTAGTAAATTAACAAAAGATAATTTTAAAGTGTATTATGCACAAGCAGATGTTAAATCTGGTATTCTTGGTGCAACTATATATGCAGAAAGATATTTAAAAAATTTAACAAAATAA
- a CDS encoding aldo/keto reductase family protein: MEYFVLSNGLKIPKVGMGTNTFGKAGNDFHGEINMDTKELLWAYENGYRLVDTAIAYRNEAVIGKSIKESGLNREEIFVTSKIPMRDENVGTDLLIEKSIQTSIEKVGDYIDLYLIHHPSENEKNLQVWQHLERSYEKGLFKAIGVSNFNEEQLTYLIENAKIKPMVNQIESNPAKFNHELIKFCLKNQILPEAWGPLDPVPNKEVLEKIGLKYGKSWAQVLLRYQIERGVLVIPKSHNKERQKQNLEIFDFALDEADIEEIEG, encoded by the coding sequence ATGGAATATTTTGTCTTATCAAATGGATTAAAAATTCCAAAAGTTGGTATGGGTACCAACACCTTTGGAAAAGCAGGAAATGATTTCCACGGAGAAATCAACATGGATACCAAAGAATTACTTTGGGCATATGAAAATGGCTATCGATTAGTTGATACTGCTATTGCTTATCGTAACGAAGCAGTTATTGGGAAATCAATTAAAGAATCCGGTTTAAATCGTGAGGAAATCTTCGTCACATCTAAAATTCCAATGCGTGATGAAAATGTTGGAACGGATTTACTCATTGAAAAATCTATTCAAACCTCAATTGAAAAAGTTGGTGATTATATTGATCTTTATTTAATTCATCATCCCAGTGAAAATGAGAAGAATCTTCAAGTATGGCAACATCTTGAAAGATCCTACGAAAAAGGATTATTTAAAGCAATCGGTGTATCTAACTTTAATGAAGAACAACTGACCTATTTAATAGAAAATGCAAAAATTAAACCAATGGTTAATCAAATTGAATCTAATCCTGCAAAATTCAATCATGAATTAATTAAATTCTGTTTAAAAAATCAAATCTTACCAGAAGCATGGGGACCGTTAGATCCTGTTCCAAATAAAGAAGTTTTAGAAAAGATTGGTCTTAAATACGGAAAAAGTTGGGCTCAGGTCTTATTAAGATATCAAATTGAACGTGGTGTGCTTGTGATACCGAAGAGTCATAACAAAGAGAGACAAAAACAAAATCTTGAGATCTTTGATTTTGCATTAGATGAAGCGGATATTGAGGAAATTGAGGGATAA